The DNA window GGAATATTATTAATAGATTCTATGGCTGGCTACGTATTAGCAAAAAAGAAATTCCCAGGTCGAAATTTAATTTTTTGGACCATTATCTCAACGATGATGATTCCCGGACAAGTGACACTTGTTCCGCTCTTCATGATGATTCGTAACTTTGAATTGATGGATACACATTGGGCGTTAATCCTGCCTGATTTATCAATGGTATTCGGTGTATTCCTAATGAGGCAATTTATGTACTCCATTCCGGATGAACTACTAGAAGCGGCAAGAATGGATGGTGCAAGTGAATGGCGAACATTCTGGACAGTGGTTCTACCACTCGCAAAGCCTGGACTTGCTGCACTTGGTATTTTTACCTTCATGAATGTTTGGAACTCATTCTTGTGGCCAATTATCGTCTTGAACAGTGCTGAATTGTATACACTGCCTGTTGGTTTAAAAACTTTACAAGATGCTAACTTGGCTAGCTTTAAGTTACTGATGAGTGGCGCAGCCATTGCTGCTATTCCAATGATTATTGTGTTTATATTATTCCAACGTTATTTCGTTAAGGGGTTAACGTTAGGTGGAGTAAAAGAATAATGAAACGATACGTAAAGCTCGGTGTAGATATTTTTATGGAACATCACGTTTCTTTATTAAAAGGAAAAAGAGTTGGATTATTGACCAATCAAACTGGTGCAAATGAAAAGTTGGTATCTACCGTCCGTTTATTTCATCAACATCCGGATATTCATTTAACTGCACTTTTTGCTCCAGAGCATGGTTTGAAAACAGCAGCAAAAGAAGGTGAAAGGTTTTCTGACATGGTGCATGAAGAGACAGGGGTTCCGGTGTTCAGTTTATATGGAGAATCTAAAAAACCAACGATTCCTATGATGAATCGAGTAGATGTAATTGTTTTCGATATCCAAGACATTGGCTCAAGATATTATACCTATATTTACACGCTTGCTTATATGATGCAGGCGTGTGCAAGTACAGGTAAGAAAATCATCGTATTAGATCGACCAAATCCGATAGGTGGATGTGAGGTAGAAGGTAATTTAATGGATGATGATTTCACATCATTTGTTGGGCTGTATCCAATACCAAATCGTCATGGCATGACTGTAGGAGAGTTGGCAACGTATTTCAATGAAGAGTTTTCGATACATTGTGATTTGACTGTAATTGAAATGGAAGGCTGGGAAAGAGATTGTTATTTTACGGAAACACAGTTACCGTGGATACCACCTTCTCCGAATACAACGAATTTAGATATGATGTTATTGTATCCTGGAACTTGTTTAATAGAAGGAACTAATTTATCTGAAGGTCGTGGTACTACCCAACCATTTGAGATTGTGGGGGCACCTTTTATAAACGGAGTAAAATTTCAAGATGAAGTCAATGCTGTTGGGCTTGAAGGGGTCCATGCCAGGGCAATATTATTCCGACCAACATACCAAAAGTATGTAGGAGAAAACTGTGAAGGGATTCAGCTTCATATCACAAATCGAGAATTGTTTAAACCCATATACACTTTGGTCCACGTGTTGGAAATAATTTATAAAATGTATCCAAAAGAATTAAAATTTCTTGAGTACGGCAATTTAAAGCATCCAATGTTTGATTTGTTGGCAGGAAGCGATTGTTTACGAAAAGCACTGTTAGAAAATCGAACCAATGATTATTTAGCTGCATGTCAAATAGATAGTGAAAAATTTAAGGAAAATAGACGACCATACTTACGATATAGATAGGAAGGCAGAACAATGGAAAAAATATCACTTCTAACAACGGAAGAGTTTAACCCAAATTCACATCACTTAGATGAGATGTCCTTAAACGAGATTTTGCACCTTATGAATGAAGAGGATCAAACCATTGCGAAAGCAGTCCAAATAGTCATTCCACAAATTGAGGAAACTATTGAAAAAGTAGTAAAAGCTTTTAAAAACGGTGGAAGTCTCATTTATATTGGAGCGGGAACGAGTGGAAGAATAGGTGTACTAGATGCAGTGGAATGCCCTCCGACCTTCAGTACTTCACCAGAAATGGTGAAAGCTGTTTTAGCAGGTGGGGAAAGGGCTATGTTTACTGCAGTCGAAGGTGCAGAGGATGATGAGTTACTTGGAGGAAAGGACCTGCAAAACCTTAATGTTAATGCAAATGATGTGGTTATTGGAATAGCAGCAAGTGGCAGAACTCCTTATGTGAAAGGGGCATTAATTTTTGCGAATTCTTGTGGAGCAACGACCGTGAGTCTTTCAAGTAACAAAAATTCAGCGATAAGTGAATTTGCTACTATTAACATAGAGGTTGTAACTGGACCAGAAATTCTTACTGGTTCTACCCGTTTACGTGCAGCAACTGCTCATAAAATGATCTTAAACATGATTTCCACTGCTTCCATGATAAAGACTGGAAAAGTATATAAAAATTTAATGGTGGATTTGAATGCAAGTAATTTTAAGCTTCGAGAACGTGCTAAAAAGATGGTATGTGACATTACAGATGTTCCTTATGAAGAGGCGGAAAAAATTTTGGAAGAGACCGCATACGATGTAAAGTTAGCTGTTGTCATGATATTAACTAATGTGGATAAATCACATGCAACAGATCTGATTTCTAAATCCAAAGGCTTTGTAAGGGAAGCTGTTAAATTAGCAACTTTAAAAGAAGGATGATGGCAATGTACCGAACATTTCAAAATGGAGATGAAGTAGGAATCGTTGAATTATGGAATGAAGTGCTGAACCGTGACCCACTAAATGCAAGAAGGTTCCGTAAGCAAATATTGCTGGATGCAAACTTTGATCCAAAAGGTTTGATTGTAGCGGTTGATAAAGAAGAAATTGTTGGAGCTATATTAGCTATAACAAGGAAGCTCCCAATGGAAGGAACTAATTTAGAATCTGATACAGGATGGATTTCATTTTTTATGGTAGAACGGAGCTATGAAAGAAATGGTATTGGTCACCAATTAGTGAAGCAAGCTTGCCAATATCTAATAGAACAAGGAGCAGAAAAAGTTTTCTTTTCCTCCTATGCCCCTAACTACTTTTTGCCAGGTATTGATGAAGCTCATTATCCAAAGGGTTATGCTTTTTTACTAAAAGAAGGCTTTAAAAAAGTATATTCTCCTGTTGCTATGCATCGGGCATTAACTGATTACGAGTATCCTTTAAGTATTCAACAACTAAAAAAGAAGCGTGAAAAAGAGGGATATTCCTTTGCTAGTGTTCAAGATGGTGATTTTTACGAACTTATTCAATTTGCTAATGTCCATTTTAATCCTGATTGGGGAAGGGCGATTCGTGAAGGTGCATTACAAAGTTTGGATCCATCTCAAATCATAGTGGCAAAAAAACAACATCAAATAGTAGGCTTTGTTTTATACGGTGGATACGAAGGAATTAGAGAACGGTTTGGTCCGTTTGGCGTGGATGAAAGTGAGCAAGGTAAGGGTTTAGGAAAAATTCTATTACATGAAACATTGCAAACGATGAGAAAACAAACAATTCTAGGTGCTTGGTTTTTATGGACTAGTGAAACGAGCGCAGCTGGTCACCTCTATTTAAAAAATGGATTTCAAACGTTTAGGAAATTCCATGTTATGGTGAAAGAATTGACAAATGAATAAGGAGATTAATTTCTCATAGGAACAAAATTATAGGTAGAAGGATTGATTTGAATGGGGATATCGAGTGGTGGGTTAGTTTTATTAGAGGAAATGAGAAAGTTGCTTCCACCGTCCGAACAAAAAATTGCGGATTATATACTGGAAAACCCTGAGAAGACTGTTGGACTAACGGTATCTGAACTAGGTGAATTGAGTCAAACAAGTGGAGCAGCAGTAACAAGATTATGTAAATCATTGAAATTAAAAGGTTTTCAAGATTTAAAGCTACGAATTAATGGAGATTTAGGGCGCAAAATCGAACTGACAGACCGTGATATTAAACCAAATGAGCCTGTATCCATTACGATCCAAAAGGTAACAGAACAAGCAGTTCAAACATTACTAGAAACTGCAGAGTTAGTCGGAAGCCAGCAGTTAGATTTAGCTGTCGAAGCTATCGTGAAGGCGAAAAACATACACTTTTTTGGTGTAGGGGCTTCTGGAATAGCTGCTATAGATGCTCAGCAAAAATTTCTACGTATTCATAAAGCTTCCACAAGCAGTACAGATTTACATATGGGAGCAACGATTGTTGCAAATGCAAGTGAAGAAGATGTAGTATTTGGTATTTCATTTACTGGTAATACATTTGAGGTAGAGAAAATTCTCGAACTAGCAAATGAAAAAGGAGCTACCACCATTAGTTTGACGAAATATGGTCAGTCTCCTATCTCTCAAATTTCAGCTATTCAGCTCTATACCTCTCCAACAAGAGAGGCTAATTTTCGAAGTG is part of the Psychrobacillus sp. FSL H8-0483 genome and encodes:
- a CDS encoding carbohydrate ABC transporter permease, whose protein sequence is MKKKPYDRFNKLIIYVLLTIFAVVSLLPLYWVFSTSLQLSSYQSKDMERPVSYVDANPPKMYPMGIPLYFEHWSGERDAKKAGNAEEEKYHREMMDHIVDNTFSSFKNLFQKHDVGKWFFNSLYISVVVTAGILLIDSMAGYVLAKKKFPGRNLIFWTIISTMMIPGQVTLVPLFMMIRNFELMDTHWALILPDLSMVFGVFLMRQFMYSIPDELLEAARMDGASEWRTFWTVVLPLAKPGLAALGIFTFMNVWNSFLWPIIVLNSAELYTLPVGLKTLQDANLASFKLLMSGAAIAAIPMIIVFILFQRYFVKGLTLGGVKE
- a CDS encoding DUF1343 domain-containing protein — translated: MKRYVKLGVDIFMEHHVSLLKGKRVGLLTNQTGANEKLVSTVRLFHQHPDIHLTALFAPEHGLKTAAKEGERFSDMVHEETGVPVFSLYGESKKPTIPMMNRVDVIVFDIQDIGSRYYTYIYTLAYMMQACASTGKKIIVLDRPNPIGGCEVEGNLMDDDFTSFVGLYPIPNRHGMTVGELATYFNEEFSIHCDLTVIEMEGWERDCYFTETQLPWIPPSPNTTNLDMMLLYPGTCLIEGTNLSEGRGTTQPFEIVGAPFINGVKFQDEVNAVGLEGVHARAILFRPTYQKYVGENCEGIQLHITNRELFKPIYTLVHVLEIIYKMYPKELKFLEYGNLKHPMFDLLAGSDCLRKALLENRTNDYLAACQIDSEKFKENRRPYLRYR
- the murQ gene encoding N-acetylmuramic acid 6-phosphate etherase, producing the protein MEKISLLTTEEFNPNSHHLDEMSLNEILHLMNEEDQTIAKAVQIVIPQIEETIEKVVKAFKNGGSLIYIGAGTSGRIGVLDAVECPPTFSTSPEMVKAVLAGGERAMFTAVEGAEDDELLGGKDLQNLNVNANDVVIGIAASGRTPYVKGALIFANSCGATTVSLSSNKNSAISEFATINIEVVTGPEILTGSTRLRAATAHKMILNMISTASMIKTGKVYKNLMVDLNASNFKLRERAKKMVCDITDVPYEEAEKILEETAYDVKLAVVMILTNVDKSHATDLISKSKGFVREAVKLATLKEG
- a CDS encoding GNAT family N-acetyltransferase — protein: MYRTFQNGDEVGIVELWNEVLNRDPLNARRFRKQILLDANFDPKGLIVAVDKEEIVGAILAITRKLPMEGTNLESDTGWISFFMVERSYERNGIGHQLVKQACQYLIEQGAEKVFFSSYAPNYFLPGIDEAHYPKGYAFLLKEGFKKVYSPVAMHRALTDYEYPLSIQQLKKKREKEGYSFASVQDGDFYELIQFANVHFNPDWGRAIREGALQSLDPSQIIVAKKQHQIVGFVLYGGYEGIRERFGPFGVDESEQGKGLGKILLHETLQTMRKQTILGAWFLWTSETSAAGHLYLKNGFQTFRKFHVMVKELTNE
- a CDS encoding MurR/RpiR family transcriptional regulator; its protein translation is MGISSGGLVLLEEMRKLLPPSEQKIADYILENPEKTVGLTVSELGELSQTSGAAVTRLCKSLKLKGFQDLKLRINGDLGRKIELTDRDIKPNEPVSITIQKVTEQAVQTLLETAELVGSQQLDLAVEAIVKAKNIHFFGVGASGIAAIDAQQKFLRIHKASTSSTDLHMGATIVANASEEDVVFGISFTGNTFEVEKILELANEKGATTISLTKYGQSPISQISAIQLYTSPTREANFRSAATSSRLAQLHVMDILFMSVASKQFDTTITYLDATREAIEDIQNQTFRRKQK